The DNA segment GCAGTTATGGATGCAAAGCAAGTAGCAGTTTTAGTACCAACAACACTTTTAGCTGAGCAACACTATGAAAACTTTGTTAATCGTTTTGCAAACTTTCCTGTTAATATAGAGGTAGTTAGTCGTTTCAAAAGTGCAAAAGATATTACAGAAATTTGCAAGAGATTACGAGAAGGGAAAATTGATATTATTATCGGAACACATAAACTTCTTAATGATAAATTTAAATATAAAGATTTAGGTTTATTGATTATTGATGAAGAGCAACGCTTCGGTGTTAAACACAAAGAGAAGATAAAACACTTAAAAAATACGATTGATGTTCTGACACTAAGTGCAACACCAATACCAAGAACATTACATATGAGTTTGATAGGTATTCGTGACTTGTCAGTAATAGAAACCCCACCAAGTGAACGACAACCGATTCAGACTTTTGTTACCGCGCAAAATAACATGATAGTTAAAGAAGCGATTATGAATGAAGTTTCTCGTGGTGGGCAGGTATTTTATGTTTATAATAGAGTAGATAGCATAGATGAAAAATATTTGGAGTTGAAAAGATTATTGCCAGATATAAATATCGCATACGCACATGGTAGAATGACACAACGTGAACTTGAGCGTATTATGTCTGATGTAATTGATAGAAAATATGATTTATTAATTACAACTACAATAATAGAAACAGGAATTGATATTTCTAATGTTAATACTCTTATTGTAGAAGATGCAGATCGTTTTGGTCTTAGTCAGCTATACCAACTTCGTGGACGTGTAGGAAGAAGCAGTAGAGAAGCTTATGCTTATTTAATGTATCAGCCATTCAAAGCTCTTACAGAAAATTCTGAGAAAAGATTATCAGCAATTAAGAATTTTACAACTTTAGGAAGTGGATTTAAAATTGCTATGCAAGATTTATCAATTAGAGGAGCGGGAGATGTTCTTGGTGGCCGACAACATGGATTTATTGACTCTGTAGGGTATACATTATATTCACAAATGTTAGAGCAAGAGATTCAAATGAAAAAAGGTATATTAGAACCTATTTTGGAACGAGATAAAACACAAGATGCAGAGTATTATGAAAATATAATAAAAGAATCCGCTCCAAAACTTCAAAAAGATCTTTTTGAAGCAGAAAATGATGATTTTGAGATTAAATTAAATGTAGATGCATTTATTCCAAAAGAATATATTAGTAGTGATGCAGACAAAATAGATTTTT comes from the Gemella morbillorum genome and includes:
- a CDS encoding DEAD/DEAH box helicase gives rise to the protein MATSKNKVRREIEDISEDLIKLYIKRELSSGYAYSFDSSLQQEFEDDFSFIPTDDQLKATEEIKRDMEKQRPMDRLLCGDVGFGKTEVAMRIAFKAVMDAKQVAVLVPTTLLAEQHYENFVNRFANFPVNIEVVSRFKSAKDITEICKRLREGKIDIIIGTHKLLNDKFKYKDLGLLIIDEEQRFGVKHKEKIKHLKNTIDVLTLSATPIPRTLHMSLIGIRDLSVIETPPSERQPIQTFVTAQNNMIVKEAIMNEVSRGGQVFYVYNRVDSIDEKYLELKRLLPDINIAYAHGRMTQRELERIMSDVIDRKYDLLITTTIIETGIDISNVNTLIVEDADRFGLSQLYQLRGRVGRSSREAYAYLMYQPFKALTENSEKRLSAIKNFTTLGSGFKIAMQDLSIRGAGDVLGGRQHGFIDSVGYTLYSQMLEQEIQMKKGILEPILERDKTQDAEYYENIIKESAPKLQKDLFEAENDDFEIKLNVDAFIPKEYISSDADKIDFYKRLNSVITDEEIDSIVEDLIDRFSDFGTEVTNLIDICYLKVKAKESRVTSVKELANKVIVTFEKGIVNKLKGKELFAALMPHKDVRIIAKDGFFLEIDKKERYNIRRIRDMINLVKENMEETNDKD